In Streptomyces chartreusis NRRL 3882, the following are encoded in one genomic region:
- a CDS encoding 3-hydroxyacyl-CoA dehydrogenase family protein, protein MATPLSDPSLSPLRTIAVVGLGTMGTGIAEVLAKAGREVVGIDISEAQAAKCVAALESSTARGVERGRLTEQDRAEILDRVRTSTDLRAAAGADLVIEVAPESYEIKQQIFRELDGIVRPETILATGTNALSVTRLAADSARPERVLGLHFFNPAPAMRLVEVVSSVLTAPAAVTAVTDLALDLGKEPVAVGDRPGFVADGLLFGYLNQAAAMYEAKYASREDIDAAMRLGCGLPMGPLALLDLIGVDTARTVLEAMYAASRDRLHAPAPILKQLSEAGLTGRKAGRGFYTYETPGSGTVVRDALTPLEGGSLAPGREVRSVGVAGSGTMASGIAEVFAKAGYEVVLAARSEEKAQTAKARIGKSLSRSVDKGRMTAEAAARTLDLITPTGTYDDFADVDLALEAVAEDLEVKRHLFAALDKVCKPGAILATTTSSLPVVACARATSRPQDVIGMHFFNPAPAMKLVEVVRTVLTADDVHATVREVCGRIRKHPVDCGDRAGFIVNALLFPYLNNAIKMVQEHYASLDDIDAAMKLGGGYPMGPFELLDVVGLDVSLAIEKVLHREFRDPGLAPAPLLEHLVAAGCLGRKTGRGFREYAKR, encoded by the coding sequence ATGGCCACTCCCCTGTCCGACCCGTCCCTGTCCCCGCTGCGCACCATCGCCGTCGTCGGCCTCGGCACGATGGGCACCGGCATCGCCGAGGTCCTCGCCAAGGCCGGCCGCGAGGTCGTCGGCATCGACATCAGCGAGGCCCAGGCCGCGAAGTGCGTCGCCGCCCTGGAGTCCTCCACCGCCCGTGGCGTCGAGCGCGGCCGGCTGACCGAGCAGGACCGCGCGGAGATCCTGGACCGCGTCCGCACCTCCACCGACCTGCGGGCCGCGGCCGGCGCCGACCTGGTCATCGAGGTGGCGCCGGAGTCGTACGAGATCAAGCAGCAGATCTTCCGGGAACTGGACGGGATCGTGCGGCCGGAGACCATCCTGGCGACCGGCACCAACGCCCTGTCGGTCACCCGGCTCGCCGCCGACTCGGCCCGTCCGGAGCGCGTGCTGGGCCTGCACTTCTTCAACCCTGCCCCGGCGATGCGGCTGGTCGAGGTCGTCTCCTCGGTGCTGACCGCGCCGGCCGCCGTCACGGCGGTCACCGATCTCGCCCTCGACCTGGGCAAGGAGCCGGTCGCCGTCGGCGACCGCCCCGGGTTCGTCGCCGACGGCCTGCTGTTCGGCTACCTCAACCAGGCCGCCGCGATGTACGAGGCGAAGTACGCCTCCCGCGAGGACATCGACGCCGCGATGCGGCTGGGCTGCGGACTGCCGATGGGCCCGCTGGCACTGCTCGACCTGATCGGTGTCGACACCGCGCGCACGGTCCTGGAGGCGATGTACGCCGCGTCCCGCGACCGGCTGCACGCCCCGGCGCCGATCCTCAAGCAGCTGAGCGAGGCGGGCCTGACCGGCCGCAAGGCGGGACGCGGGTTCTACACCTACGAGACGCCGGGCAGCGGCACCGTCGTGCGGGACGCGCTGACCCCGCTGGAGGGCGGCAGCCTGGCCCCGGGCCGGGAGGTCCGATCGGTCGGTGTCGCGGGCTCGGGCACCATGGCCTCCGGCATCGCCGAGGTCTTCGCCAAGGCCGGGTACGAGGTGGTCCTCGCCGCCCGCAGCGAGGAGAAGGCCCAGACCGCGAAGGCCCGCATCGGCAAGTCCCTGTCCCGCTCGGTCGACAAGGGCCGGATGACCGCCGAGGCCGCCGCCCGGACCCTGGACCTCATCACGCCGACGGGCACCTACGACGACTTCGCCGACGTCGACCTGGCCCTCGAGGCGGTCGCCGAGGACCTGGAGGTCAAGCGGCACCTGTTCGCCGCGCTGGACAAGGTCTGCAAGCCCGGCGCGATCCTGGCCACCACCACCTCGTCCCTGCCGGTCGTGGCCTGCGCCCGGGCCACCTCGCGCCCGCAGGACGTGATCGGCATGCACTTCTTCAACCCGGCGCCGGCCATGAAGCTGGTCGAGGTCGTCCGTACGGTGCTGACGGCCGACGACGTCCACGCGACGGTCCGCGAGGTCTGCGGCCGGATCAGGAAGCACCCGGTCGACTGCGGCGACCGTGCGGGCTTCATCGTGAACGCGCTGCTCTTCCCGTACCTGAACAACGCGATCAAGATGGTGCAGGAGCACTACGCGTCGCTCGACGACATCGACGCGGCGATGAAGCTGGGCGGCGGTTACCCGATGGGCCCGTTCGAGCTGCTGGACGTCGTCGGGCTCGACGTCTCGCTCGCCATCGAGAAGGTCCTGCACCGC